The nucleotide sequence GCCGTAGTAAAAGACTTGGTTGATGACGCGAAGGTACCCATCACCGACAAGATGAAAGCGACCCAGCAAGATTACTTCGACGATTGACCTTCCTGGGACCGCGGGCGTCCCGCAGGGCTGTTTAATGTGTGGAAGTGAACAGGTACGGGCACCCACCCGCTCGTTAACACTCGCGGTTCGCCAAAAGGCTCAGGCGAACCGCGAGTGTTAACGAGCGGGTGGAGTGACGCAACCGCGAGAATTCAACGGCCTTGGAGCGTCCCGCCCGCACCTTCCCGGGTCTGTGATTCGTTTGTGACGTTCGTGTACCCAGCCCGAGCGGGCGAGACGCCCGCGGTCCCAGGAAAGGCTCCCGTGCGTTGGTTTCTCGTAATCGTCGCACTCATCGGCGCCGCGATCGCGCTCCAGGCGGGGTTGGTCGCGTTCGCGGGGTACGTGCTGCTCGGCGTGTACCTGCTGTCGCGTTATTTAGCGCGCAGATGGGTGCGCGACCTCAGCGCGACGCGCGCGTGCGATTCGGCCCCGCGCGAAGTGGGCGAAACGACCGAAGTCACCGTGACGCTCACGAACACCGGGGCGATTCCGATCGCGTGGGTGCTGGTCGAGGATCTGCTGCCGGACTTCGCGGTGAAGGCGCGCACCCCGCGCATCACGGTCAAAGGCAAGCGCGTTCACGTCGTGACCCTTCGCGGAAAGCAAACGAAGACGATCAAGTACAAGGTCACGTTCGCGCTGCGCGGGTACTACCCGCTCGGGCCGACACTGCTCGAAACGGGCGACGTGTTCGGGCTGCACCGGCGCCACCGCGTGATCGGGAAGCCGATTTACGTGATGGTGTACCCCAAGGTCGTGGACCTACCCAAATACAACTTCGCGTCGGAGCGGCCAATTGGGGAAGTGCGACTCCAGAACCGGCTCTTTGAAGACCCGACGCGGACCGCGGGCGTGCGGCAATACGTCATGGGCGACCCACTCCAGCGCGTTCACTGGAAGGTGACGGCGCGCACGGGCCAACTCCACTGCCGCATTTACGAGCCCACGACGCTCGCCGGCGCAACGATCCTCGTGGACTTCCACCAGGACGGCTACCACAAGCGCGGCGAACCGCACCGCTCGGAACTCGCAGTCACCACCGCCGTGAGCATTGCCTACGCGGTGTCCGTACTGAACGTGCAGGTCGGGTTCGCGAGCAACGGGCGCGACGCCGCCGACCGCATTCGCGAAGAATCGCTCGCGGCGGAATCGCCCGAGGCCCAAGTCGAGGGACACGCGACACGCGACGAGGCCCGCGACCGGTTCGAGATGAACGACGAGAGCAACCGTATGCGACCGGTCGTGGTGGACACGCGGCGCGGGTTCGATCAGTTCCAGCAGATCCGCGAGGCACTCGCGCGGCTCGAATTCACGGACGCCTTCACCTTCGCGCAACTCGCACTCGAGATGGCCGCGCGCATGCCGCGCGACGCGACGGTGATTGCCGTACTCCCACGAGTGCCGGTCGAAACGGCCATCGCCCTCGGTACGCTGCGCAGACAGGGGTTCGCGGTGAGCGTGATCCTCATCGGCCTCGACGAGAACCACAAGCTCGAAGCGCACGGGCGCCTGCTCGCCGAAACGATTCGCGACATCCGGTACGCGAACACCGTGGAAGAACTGGCCAACCTCGGCGCGAACACGACCGCCTACAGTCCGGCGGCGTATACGGTCGATATACCACTTTCATGAACCGCGACCGACTGCTCGCCTTTGCTCAGCTCCTCCGCATCCCGAACGTGTTCACCGCGTTCGCCGATATCGCGCTCGGCGCGTGCGTGGGCGCGGCACTGCTCCCTTCGGCGCCGGCCCAGTTTTGGGGCGCGTACCTCATCCTCGCACTCGCGTCGGGGTGCCTGTACCTCGCGGGTATGGTCTGGAACGACTTCTTCGATTTCGCCGAGGACAAGAAGAATCGCGCGTTCCGACCGCTCCCGTCGGGGCGCGTGAGTCGGGGAACTGCGGTCGTGCTCGGCGTGCTGCTGTTCGCGGCCGGGATCGCACTCGCTGGGACAGCCGGGTTCGTGGCGCAAGCCGAATGGACCCACGAGCCGCTGGTGTTCGCACTGGGCCTGATCGCGGCGGTGCTCATTTACGACGGTGGGGCGAAGCGCACGCCCTTCGGCCCGATCGCGATGGCCGCGTGCCGGTTCCTGAACGTGCTGTTCGCGCTGTCGCTCGTTCCCGATGACGTGCTCGAGATGGAAAAGCGCATCCACCTCGCGGGCGTCGTGGGCGTGTACATCGTGGGCGTGACGTGGTTCGCCCGCACCGAAGAGGGCAAGAGCCGGCAGCGCGACCTCGCGCTCGCGGCCGGTGTCATCGGGCTGGCGCTCTTACTCGCGCTGCTGCTCCGGGTGAAACTCGGGAGCAGTTTGGGCACGTTCGCGTTCCCGTACCTGTTGGTCGGGTTCGGGTTCCTGGTGGGCCTGCCCATCTCGCGTGCGATCGCCGACCCGGGCTCGCGCAACGTGCAAGCGGCCGTGAAGCGGTGCGTGCTCGGGCTCGTGTTTCTCGACGCGGTGCTCGCGACGATGTTCATCGGCTTGCCCGGGTTGCTCGTGCTTTTGTTGTTGCCCCCCGCGCTCTGGCTCGGAAAATGGGTCTACTCGACTTGAGTCAAATGCCGGAAGAAGAAGAACCGCGGATCACGCAGAGAACGCAGATCAATGCAAAAAGCAGCGAACGGCGCGGCGTCAGCCCGCCGGCACTGGCCGAAAACCATCGGCGGGTTGACGCCGCGCCGTTCGCCCGCACCATGATCCAATGCCTCGCAGTATTTGATCGGCGTTCTCTGCGTGATCTGCGGTTCTTCTTCGCTCAACCTCAAACCTAAACACCACCATGCACGACCGTCGCACGTTCCTGCTCACCGGAGGCGCTACCGTGGCCGCTACACTGATCCCCGACGCGCTCTCGGGCGCGGACGGCAACGACGAAGCCGCGGCCGTTATCAAGGCCCACGTCACGAAGTTGCAGCCCCTGGAGGTCGCGAGCGGGATCGCGTGGTGGACCGCGAACACCACCGGCAAGGACGAGGACTTCCAGAAGAAGGAAGAGGCGCAGAACAAGATCGACGCGGCGCTATCCGACAAGAAGATGTTCGACCGCGTGAAGGCGCTGAAAGCCGCGGCCGATAAGGGCGCCATCAAGGACGCACTGGTCGCGCGCCAGATCCAACTGCTGTACCTGCAGTACCTCGAAAAGCAGGTCGCGCCGGAACTGCTCAAGAAGATCACCTCGAAGGCGAACGCCGTCGAACAGGCGTTCAACGTGTTCCGCGCGAAAGTGGACGGGCAGGAGATCCCGGACAGCAAGGTGCGCAGCACGCTCAAGGAGTCCACCGATTCGGCACTGCGGCAGAAGGTGTGGGAAGCGAGCAAGGGCGTCGGGGCCGCGGTCGAAGCGGACTTGGCCGAACTGGTGAAGCTCCGCAACGAGGCCGCCACGCAGCTCGGGTTCAAGAACTTCCACGCGCTGCAACTCACGCTCAACGAACAGGACGGCCCCGAACTCATCAAGCTGTTCGACGACCTCGACAAGCTCACGAAGGAGCCGTTCACGAAGTCGAAGGCGGAAATCGACGAGCGGCTCGCGAAGAAGCTCAAGGTCGGGGTCGCGGACCTGCAAGCGTGGCACTACTTCGATCCGTTCTTTCAAGAATCCCCCGCGGTCTTTGATGCGAACCTCGACGCGCCGTACACGAAGGCCGATCTGCTCAAGCTGTGCCGCGACTTCTACGCGGGCATCGGGCTCCCCATTGATGACGTGATCGCGCGGAGCGACCTGTACGAGAAGAAGGGCAAGTCGCCGCACGCCTTCTGCACCGACATCGACCGCGAGGGCGACGTGCGCGTGCTCGCGAACATCGTGCCCAATGAATACTGGATGGGCACGATGCTCCACGAACTGGGGCACTCGGTGTACTCGTCGAAGAACATCCCCCAGACGGTGCCGTACCTGCTCCGGGCCGAAGCGCACATCCTCACGACCGAGGGCGTCGCGATGCAGTTCGAGCGGTTCAGCAAGTCGCGCCCGTGGCTCGAAAAGATGGGCGCGAAAGTCGAAGCGCCGGCCGAGTTCGATGAAGCCGCCAAGAAGGTGCAGCGGAACCAACTGCTCATCTTCAGCCGGTGGTGCCAAGTGATGCTGCGGTTCGAGAAGGCCATGTACGAAGACCCCAAGCAGAACCTCAACAAGCTCTGGTGGGATCTGGTGGAGCAGTACCAGCAGGTGAAGAAGCCGAAGGACCGCAACGCCCCGGACTACGCGAGCAAGATCCACATTTGCAGCGCCCCGGTGTACTACCACAACTACATGATGGGCCAGTTGTTCGCCTCGCAGGTCCACCACGCGCTCTCGAAAGCCGTGTTCAACGCGGACCCCAAGACAACCATCTACATCGGCGAGAAGAAGGTGGGCGCGTTTATGAAGGAGAAGGTGTTCGAGCCGGGCCGCACGAAGACGTGGAAGGAACTGACCAAGTTCGCGACCGGCGCGGAGCTGAGCCCGGCCGCGTTCGCGAAGGACTTCGAGGGGTAAGGAAATGACGGCGAGTGGCTCTCGATCGAGCCACCCGCTTGCATCAATCCCAGTTCGTGGGGCTACGATCCGCCTCACGAGCCCAACCACGCCCCGATCTTCGCCTCCAAATCCTTCACGAACTGGCTCCGCGGAAGCACGCGATCGCACCCCGCGTGCCGGTCGGCGCGCAGCACGTCCACCTCGACCGTCGCGATGGGCGACGCGGTGATCCGCTTCGCCCCCGGTGATGGCGACGCGGCAGGCGCCGGCGGAAGTGGGGGCCGTCAGTCGCTCAGCTTCCACACCTTCGCCGTCTTGTCCACCGACCCGGAGATCAGCCGCCGGCCGGCCGGCCCGAACGCCAGCGCGGTCACCTTGTCGGCGTGCCCGGCGACCTCGCCATTCGGCTTCCCAGCTGTGGCGTCGAACACCCGCACCACGCGGCCGCACGCCGTCGCCACCCGCTTGCCGTCGGATGAGAACGCCACCGCGACGACAGTACCGTCGTGGCCCTTCAGCGCGCACAGCTCGGCCCCGGCGCAGTCGTACACCCGGGCGAACCCACCCGCGCCGACCACCGCCAACCGCCCGCCGTCGTCGGTCAGTCGCACCCCGGTTACGGTCGCCTCCTTCTTCAACTTGATCGCGTGCAACTCCTTCAGCGTGGCCGCATCGAACACGCGGACGGCCGCGTCGTCCCCCGCGACCGCGAGCCGCTTCCCGTCCGCGGACAGGTCGGCGTGCAGCACCGCGGCGCCGCCCGGGTACTCGAACACCGCCCGGTGGTTGAGGTGGTTCTTCTGGTCGGTCCACGGATTCCCGTGCAGGTGGAGCTGATCCTTTCGGACCGGCTGATTGGGCATCGGCAATTTCCGATTCACGAACGTGGTCAGGTCAGCCGAGAAGGCTACGGCGTCGAATCCACTCATGGTGTCACCGACCAACGCTTCCGGGATCCGCCGGTACCGAACCGTTCCGCCGGACGGCTGATCGAAGAACGTCTCCGGGAAGGTCATGAGCAGGTGTTCGTCGCCCTTGGTAAACCGCAGTGCGCGGGCGGGGGATTTCGGGAACCACGCGCCCCGAACTTCCAGCGGTAACGGCTTCCCGTCGATCGCGTTCCACACCCGCGCACGGGGCTGGGCGCACTCGACTTCGAAGGTCGCGAGTGCCTTCTCCCCGAACGCGACCGCCGACACCGCGGACGTGTGCTCCAGGGCGAACTCCTCGACCCACTCGACCTTCCGCGCCGGCACCGGGGCGGCTGCCCGTACCGCGACCGCGGGCGGCCCGACCCGCGCCGCAGCCGGCAGGTCGGAGTCGCCCGCCCACCCGACCACCGCGACGGTCAGAGCCAGAACCGCCACAGGCACGAGACGCAAGTTCGAAGCAAGCATTGTTCGCAGTACCCCGTTCGCGAGTTCCAGAACCGTCCCGGACGCGCGTCCGTCGGCCCGGGCCGACGCGGCCCCCGCCAGGGCGACCGGGACGGCCGCCACCCCGCCGACCGCCGGGGCCAGCCCGCGCCGCCGCAACCGCTCGGCCAGCACCTTCCGGGCCTTCGCCAGCCGGCTGCTGAGCGTCCCCTCGGCGATCCCCAACCGTGCCGCGGCCTCGGCCCGCGGTAGCCCCTCGATCTCGCACAGCAGCACCGCCGCGCGGAGGGCCGGCGGCAGCGCGGCGACTTCGGCGTCTACCGCCGCGGCGGTGTCATCGGGTTCGGCACCCGGAGCCGAGCGGTCCGGGAGCGAGCCGGGGAGCAATTCGCGGTGCTTCCGTCGCCGCATGGCTGCCGCCTCCGCCGCCGCCTTCCGGGCCACCCCGAACAGCCACCCGCCGACCGCCCCCGGCGGGCGGACGGTGTGCGCCTTGCGGGCGAGCACCACGAACACCGCCTGGAACGCGTCCTCGGCCAGGTGGTGGTCGCCGAGCGCCCGCCGGCACACCCCGAACACGGCCGGCCCGTACCGCCGCGCCAGCTCCTCGAACGCCGCTTCGCTCCGCTCGGCCGTGTACCGGCGCACCAAATCCCCGTCCGCCTCGTCGCGGGCGGAGAGGCGGCGAACGAAGTTCGTTAGGATGGGGAGCGACATGCGCTGGTGCCCTCAGATCGGTCACTCTGTTATCTGCACCCCGGGCGGCCGCGCGTCGCGCAAATCCGGAGAAAAGACGAAAGTGCCGCTGCGTCCGGGGAGGCCCGTGGGGACGCGGTCATGAGAACCCCGCGAACGGGGCGTGGCAAACGCTCAAAAGAAATGGCGACGGGTGGCTCTCGATCGAGCCACCCGCTTGCATCAATCCCAGTTCGTGGGGCTACGATCCGCCTCACGAGCCCAACCACGCCCCGATCTTCGCCTCCAAATCCTTCACGAACTGACTCCGCGGGAGCACGCGATCGCACCCGGCTTGTCGGGCGGCACGCAGCACATCCGCCTCGACGTGCGACCCGTAAGCGGTCACACGCGGCACGACCTCGCACACCGTTTTCAGTTCCGCTAGCAGCCCCGGGAGATCGAGGCCCGGGTTGTGAACGTCCAGAATGATCCCACCGGGCGCGGCAGAGCGAGCCGCGACGAGAAGATCGGTCTGCGTGCGGACCATGCGCACGGTCAACCCGGCCGCGCGTGCGGCGCCCGATACGCGGCTGAAGAAAATCAGGTCGTCGCACAGCATCAACCCGTGCGGTCCGGCACTCGCGGTCACTTTTTCTCCCCCAATCCCTTCGCTTCGAGGGTCATGTCGATCACTTTCGCAAGGCCCTCATCGAACTTGTTCTCCTTGAAACTCGCGAGCAGCGCGGACTTGAGCTTGGGTCCGAGGTCGGCCGGGAGATCCTTCGAGACTTCGATGTACAGGGTTGCGGGCTTCTTGCTCACCAGGACGTACACGCCGTGCAGTTTGAGTTCCTTGGCCCGCGCGTCCACCATCTCCTTGAAGAACTTCTCGCGCTCGGCCGGTTTCAGCGCGGCGATTTTGTCCGCGTCGCCCTTCGGCGGGGTCATGAACGTCTCGACGACGAAATCGGTGTTCTTCTCCTTGAGCAACTTCTCCGCGGTGGGCGCGACTCGCTTCCACGCGGTCTCACCGAAGAACTTGCCGTCGTCCTTGCTCTCGAGTGCCTTCTCGCGTGGCGCTTTGGGCGGATCTTTGGGCTGAGTGGCCGGGGCCGCGCCCGCGCGGAGCAACTGAACCGAGCGCCGGTTCACGAGCCGCTTCACTTCGGAGAGATCGACGAAGATGCTGATCGATTGCGCATCGAGCGCACCGCCCTGCGTGACCCCGACCAGTTCGCCCTTATCGTTCACGAGCGGTCCGCCGCTGTCGCCCGGATTGGTGGGCGAATCGGTCTCGATCACCTTTGCCTCGAAGGACACCGTGGTCCGCTCGTCGAGCTTCACCTTCCACTTCTTGCTGTACACCTGGCGCACCTTGCCCGGCGTGTACACCCACAGCGCGCCACTCTTGCCCGGGTTGCCGATGGAGTGGACCGACTGACCCGGGTCCGGGCTCTCGGGCGCGAGCGGCAGCTCCGTTGCCCCGTCCGGAACGCGGTCGATGCGGATCAGCGCGAGATCGGCCTGCTTGTCCAGTTCGAGCACCTCGCCCGTAATACCGAGCTTACCGGCCCGGTCGGTGTAATACTTCCGCTCCGAGATCGTCTTCTTCCCCTCGCGCCCCTCGAATTCCGGGAAGTACACGGTCGCGGCCTTCACGTCGCCCACCACGTGGTAGTTGGTGAGGACGAGCCGCCGCCCCTTATCCACGAGCGACCCGGTACCGGTCGCGAGCTTACCGCCGCCCCGATCGGAGTGGACCCACACCGTCGAGCGCACCACTTTCTGGTACACCGACGAGCCCGCGTCCACCGTTTGCGGCGCGGGTTCGGTCTTCGGCTGGCCCAGCGCGGTCGGCGCGAACAGCGTGAGCAGCAACAGAGCGCATAGGGTTCGGCGCATTGGCGACCTCGCGAGCGGTAAGGGAGCGTTCCCAATTCTACGCACCTTGCCGGGTTGGTGGAACTGTCCCCCGCCCCGTGGTCGCCGCGGTGTGTCGGGAAGTGTCCGGCCAGCCCGTGACCGGCACGGAGCGGGTGTACTGCATTCGTTGCCGTACCCCAATACTTGAGAGATTTCGGCGGTTTTCCTCTGGCGTCCGCCGCGGCGCAACGGTATTTCCCCACACACAAACGCAAAACAGTTCGCACCGGTCCACACGCACGGGGGAAGTCCATGCGCAAGAAGGCGCTGTTGGGGGTCGGTCTGGCGTTGTTCACGGGGAGCGCGGGGACGGCGCAGTTCGCGTCGGAGCGCCCCGTCGGGGCACCGGCGGGGTTACCGGCCGCTGCACCCAGGGCGCAGCCCGCGACCCTTCCGCCCGGTCTATCGCCGGTCGGACCCGGGAGCGCCGCCCCGCAACCCGGCCGCAGCCCGTTCGCGCCCGCACCCGTGGTCCCGGCCGGCGGTGCCTACGTGCCCCCGACGAGCGGGGTCCAACCGGCCACGTACAACACGATCCCGCGCCCGGAGCCGCTCCCGACGAACCTGGAAATCAAGACCGCGCTCGAGCCCAATCACGAGTGGCGCATCAAGCCGGAGCACGGGGCGTTCTTCATCATGGTGAAGAGCTACGTGCGGCCCGCGAAGGGCTCGAAGGACGCGGTCGAAGACAAGGGGCTGAGCGCGCGCGAACTCGCCGAGGGCTTGGCCGGCGAAATCCGCGAGCAGTACAAGGTGGGGGCGTGGCTGTTCGAGTACGTTTCGGAAGAGCGGAAGGCCGAGATGCGGCAGATCGCGGCCGCCCGACAGAAGGCCGCGATCTACGCCGAACAGCTCAAGGTCTTTCAGCAGAAGAGCCAGGTCCAAAACATGGAGTTCCTGGCCCCGGACAACAAGCTCCACATCATGACGCACAACCACCGCGACCAGATCGGCGTGCTGGTCGGCGGGTTCCAGACCGAAGCGGACGCACTGAAGGCGCTCGTGAAACTGAAGACGTGGCCGACCCCGAAAAACGAAGTGCTGCTCGATAAGGGGCTGATCCTGAGTACCGTTGAGGGCAAACAGGTGGCCGAGTCCGCGGCCATCAACCCCTACGCGACGGCGTTCGTAGTACCCAACCCGTCGGTTCCGCGGGCCGCCGGCCCGCAGGGGCCGAGAAAGCTCGACCCGTTCATCGTGAAACTCAACGAGGGGCAGCCGTACAACCTGCTGAAGGCGACGAAGGGGTGGACGCTCGCGGTGAAGTCGTTCACCTCGCCGGTGGAGATCGTGAACAAGAACTCCGACCCGAGCGTGATGCGGAAAATGGGGTTCAGCAAGGGCACGGACGTGCTCGCGGCCGGGGCGGAGCAGGCCGAATCGATGGCGAAGGCGCTGCGCTCCATGAAGGGGCCGGCCGGGGTCGACGGGCGCGGCGGGCAGCCGCTCAACCTCGAAGCGTTCGTGTTACACACCCGCAGCGCGAGCCTCGTTACGGTCGGTCAGTTCGACGGGCCGGACGACCCCGCCCTGGTCGCCGTCAAGCGGGTACTCGTTGCGATGACGGTGAAGGTGACCGAGGACCAGCACGGGTCGCGCCCGGCGATGAACGCCCCCGCGCTGTTCGACGATATCATCGCGATGCCGATCCCGAAGCGGGACTGAGCGACGCGCGGTGGCGCCGGGCCGGTCCCGCGTTCGCACAGAGGTGCAGCGCGGAAGCGGCCCGGTGCCACCGCGCCCGGTTGGTTCTCGAACGGGCACTCAGTCCGGGGCGCGAAGCAGCCGGAAAACTTCGGCGAGAAATGCGGTCACGAACGCTTCGATGCCGGGCGCAGTGCGCTCGGAGTTCCCGGCCACGTTCAGCACGCGGACGTTGTTTCGCGCGAGCCAATCGACCACGTCCGCAGGCGCGATCGAAGCATCCGGGGCGACCGCGAAGTGCGGGCGCCCGTAGCGCTCGCACAATTCTCGGGTGAGTTTTTCGCCGGGCGAATCCCAGTCGGTCGCGAACCGGAGCGTGGCGTCCGATTCCTTCACGTTGAGTGCCGTGCGAGGCGGGTACCGGTCGCTCGCGTGCTCGCGCACACCGTAGAGACCGGCGAACTCCGGGCGCGCGCCGTCCAGCGCGCGAAACCCCTTCGGCATCCACCCCCCGGTCGCGATCCCGGCGGCCCGCGCCGCCACCAAACCGGCGCGATCCGCCCCGGTCTGCCCGCCGGAAATCACGCGCTCCAGTTTCATGCCCCCTCCGCGGTCGCGCCCCCTCGCATCTTATCAGCTCGGCGATGCGCGGGGCGGTCAGGCCACGGCGCCGACGGGTTGAGCGCACACGTCCGGTTCGGTCGGCGCCGTGTCCGGCCGCGACCCGCCGCGCCGCGGGAGCGCGTCCTCCACGGCCAGGACCAGTTCGTTCGGGCGGTACGGCTTCTTCACGAACCCGGCCATCCGCTCCTTTTCCAGGTCGGAGAGCTGCTCGACCGCGTACCCGCTGGCGAAGAGCACTTTCACGCGCGGGTTCATCCCGAGGAGCTGCCGGAACGCCTCGTGCCCGGAAAGTACGGGCATGGTCAGGTCGAGCAGCACGAGGTCGATTCGGTCCCGCTCCTTCGCGTACAGTTCGACCGCCTCCCGGCCGTCGGCCGCCTGGAGCACGCAGTACCCGCGGCTCTGGAGGGTCATAACGGCGAGTTTGCGAATGAGTTCCTCGTCGTCCACGACGAGCACCGTTTCCTTGCCGGCCCGGTTCGAGGGGGCCGGGGTCGCGGGGGGGGCGTGCGCCTTCACCGCCTCGCCCCGCGGGAGGTAAATGTCGAACCGCGTCCCCGTGCCCACTTCGGAATGGCAGTCGATCCAGCCCTTGTGCTGGCGCACGATCGCGAACACCATCGCGAGCCCGAGCCCGGTCCCCTTGCCCACGTCCTTGGTGGTGAAGAACGGCTCGTAGATGCGGGCCTTCACCTCCGGAGCCATCCCGGCGCCGGTGTCGGTCACCCGCAGGCGCACGAAGTCGCCGCGCTTCGCGGCCGGCCCGTCGGCGACCGCGGCGCACGACGTTTCGATGGCGATCCGCCCGGCGCCGCCGATCGCGTCGCGGGCGTTGATGCACAGGTTCATCAGCACCTGGTTGAGCTGCGTCGGGTCCGCCTGCACCGCCCACAGGTCGGCCCCCAGGTGCGTCTCGATCCGGGTGAGCGGGTCGATGGTGCGCTGGAGCAGCGCGACGACCTCGGTGATGATCCCGTTGAGGTTGGTGGGGCGCCAGTCCAGTTGGTGCCGGCGCGAGAACCCGAGGAGCCGCTGGGTCAGGGCCGCGGCCCGCACCGCGGCGCTCTGGGCGGAGACCACCAGCCCGTGGTCCGGGTGCCCGGGCGCGAGGTCCGCGAGCATCATCTCGAGGTTACCGAGGATGACCGTGAGCAGGTTGTTGAAGTCGTGCGCGATCCCGCCGGCCAACTGGCCGATCGCGTCCATCTTGCTGGCCTGGTGGACGTGGGCCTCGAGCTTGCGCTGCTCGGTCACGTCCCAGCAGATGCCGAGCACGCCGGTGGTGCGCCCGGTCGCGTCGCGGACCGGGGTCAGGACGCGGCGCACGCACGTCCGGCGCTCGCCCACGAGCACCTCGGACTCGCTCTCGACGCTCCGGCCGTCGGCGAGCACGGTCCGCACCTCTTCGGTGTGCGCGCGCGCGGGGTCGGGGTCGTACAAGTCGAGTTCGGTGGCCCCGATGACTTCGGCCTCCGCGCGCCCGACGCTCTTACAGAACTGTGCGTTGGCCGCGACGTAGCGGTGCTCGTGGTCCTGGAGGAAGATCCCCTGGCCCAGGTTCTCGATCAGGGTCCGGTACTTCTCCTCGCTCTGGCGCATCGCGCGCTCCGCGAGCTGGCGCTCGCGCACCTCGTTCTCCAGCGCGAACGTGCGGCGCCGGGCCGTTTGCGCGAGGTGCGCGGCCAGCGCCAGGAGCCCGGTCGTGAGGAGCCCGACCAGGAGCGCCAGTTTGGGCAGCGCCAGGTTCTCCCGGGCGAGCGCGTCCGGCGTGGGCCACACCGTGAGGCGCCACTCGCGCCCGCGGAAGGTGATCGGGAGGCTCTGGCTCCACCGGCCCCCGGCCCCCGGCTGCGCGCCGTAGCGGGTGAAGACCTCCTCGTCGCCCTCGGAGATGGTCACCCCGTAGCCGGCCGCGGCATTGGCGTTGAGGACGTTGGCGTAGAACTGCTGCACGGAGATCGCGCTCACCATCCCGCCGCCCGCCCCCTTCGCCCGGCCGGGCGCGAACAGGAGCATCACGCGCTGGCCGCGCCAGCACGAGCGCGGGGGCCGGACCAGCGCGAACTGCCCGGTCGCCACGGCCCCGGCCAGCGCCTCGCCCCCGCCCAGGTCCGCGAACGTCGCCGGGTGCGGCGCGCCCGACTCGATCCAGACGAGCCGGCGCTGGGCGTCGAGGCACGCGACCCCGAGGCACCCGGGGATCTGCCCCAGGTAGTTGCCCGCGTCCAACTTCATCGGCTCCGGGACCGGCCCGTCCGCGGGCGCGTCGGGCCAGCGCTCGGCCAGTTCGACGAGCAGGGTCATTTCCGTCGGGACGCGCTCCATCACGAGGCGCTGGATGTGCGCGGTCTCGAACTGGACCTGGCGGTGCATGCGCTCGTCCTGCTCCGCGTCGAGGACCAGCCACAGCGCGACGGTGAGCGCGGCCCCGGCGCCCCCGAACGCGAGCGGGACCGCGTGCCCGAGCACGACCGCCGGGGTGCCCCTGCGGACGCCGGAGGCGAGCAGCGCCAGCCCGCCGACCCAGACCCCGACGATCCCCAGTACCGACGGCCCCGACGGGAGGACCACGAACCCGCCCGCGCGGACCGTTACCAGAAGGGCCGGTGCGCCGAGTACCAGTACCGCGCCGATCAGGGTGCCACCGATCGCCTGGAGCAGCGCCCGCCCGCGCAGCGTACCGAGACCGATCGCGAGCGCGGCGAGGCAGAACCCGGCCCCGGTGCTCGGGGCCGACCCGCCCGGTCCGGCCGGGACCGCGTACCGCGACGGGGTGAACGCCCAGCGGTCGAGGGGGAGGCCCGCGCCCGGAACGGACGCGAGGAGCACGAGCGCCCCGATCAGGAACAGCCCGCCCGC is from Gemmata palustris and encodes:
- a CDS encoding S1 family peptidase — protein: MRRTLCALLLLTLFAPTALGQPKTEPAPQTVDAGSSVYQKVVRSTVWVHSDRGGGKLATGTGSLVDKGRRLVLTNYHVVGDVKAATVYFPEFEGREGKKTISERKYYTDRAGKLGITGEVLELDKQADLALIRIDRVPDGATELPLAPESPDPGQSVHSIGNPGKSGALWVYTPGKVRQVYSKKWKVKLDERTTVSFEAKVIETDSPTNPGDSGGPLVNDKGELVGVTQGGALDAQSISIFVDLSEVKRLVNRRSVQLLRAGAAPATQPKDPPKAPREKALESKDDGKFFGETAWKRVAPTAEKLLKEKNTDFVVETFMTPPKGDADKIAALKPAEREKFFKEMVDARAKELKLHGVYVLVSKKPATLYIEVSKDLPADLGPKLKSALLASFKENKFDEGLAKVIDMTLEAKGLGEKK
- a CDS encoding putative molybdenum carrier protein, which produces MKLERVISGGQTGADRAGLVAARAAGIATGGWMPKGFRALDGARPEFAGLYGVREHASDRYPPRTALNVKESDATLRFATDWDSPGEKLTRELCERYGRPHFAVAPDASIAPADVVDWLARNNVRVLNVAGNSERTAPGIEAFVTAFLAEVFRLLRAPD
- a CDS encoding ATP-binding protein; this translates as MISERAATAANAPTAGTGERDTPPESRAWRCALTAGGWLLSALGALGLFAWALGEQDYLQIEPGRPPLHYNGTLGFVLWGAGYLALVRGRNRVARGCAGGLFLIGALVLLASVPGAGLPLDRWAFTPSRYAVPAGPGGSAPSTGAGFCLAALAIGLGTLRGRALLQAIGGTLIGAVLVLGAPALLVTVRAGGFVVLPSGPSVLGIVGVWVGGLALLASGVRRGTPAVVLGHAVPLAFGGAGAALTVALWLVLDAEQDERMHRQVQFETAHIQRLVMERVPTEMTLLVELAERWPDAPADGPVPEPMKLDAGNYLGQIPGCLGVACLDAQRRLVWIESGAPHPATFADLGGGEALAGAVATGQFALVRPPRSCWRGQRVMLLFAPGRAKGAGGGMVSAISVQQFYANVLNANAAAGYGVTISEGDEEVFTRYGAQPGAGGRWSQSLPITFRGREWRLTVWPTPDALARENLALPKLALLVGLLTTGLLALAAHLAQTARRRTFALENEVRERQLAERAMRQSEEKYRTLIENLGQGIFLQDHEHRYVAANAQFCKSVGRAEAEVIGATELDLYDPDPARAHTEEVRTVLADGRSVESESEVLVGERRTCVRRVLTPVRDATGRTTGVLGICWDVTEQRKLEAHVHQASKMDAIGQLAGGIAHDFNNLLTVILGNLEMMLADLAPGHPDHGLVVSAQSAAVRAAALTQRLLGFSRRHQLDWRPTNLNGIITEVVALLQRTIDPLTRIETHLGADLWAVQADPTQLNQVLMNLCINARDAIGGAGRIAIETSCAAVADGPAAKRGDFVRLRVTDTGAGMAPEVKARIYEPFFTTKDVGKGTGLGLAMVFAIVRQHKGWIDCHSEVGTGTRFDIYLPRGEAVKAHAPPATPAPSNRAGKETVLVVDDEELIRKLAVMTLQSRGYCVLQAADGREAVELYAKERDRIDLVLLDLTMPVLSGHEAFRQLLGMNPRVKVLFASGYAVEQLSDLEKERMAGFVKKPYRPNELVLAVEDALPRRGGSRPDTAPTEPDVCAQPVGAVA